From a single Rutidosis leptorrhynchoides isolate AG116_Rl617_1_P2 chromosome 5, CSIRO_AGI_Rlap_v1, whole genome shotgun sequence genomic region:
- the LOC139848031 gene encoding protein TPX2-like isoform X1, with amino-acid sequence MANSSFHEQFTDSPSNTATVNDHIGSLFDSNHKVETCQKKSEQCEHTGLLNTVSNIDLEPEKERHTGTTIKVRPPHLAQQIGMEKIERRQKPSIGTRHASPKARVGIMLQRTPKMMQKRPKQMTVQTFKARPLDRKNIKTPISEISFLQTSLSTRSHKIESVKEQEKATKFKARPLNKKILQSKGELGLFSSQKRRTTVPQEFHFATNERIPPPRTVNNAEFYEKIASCLESPKKKLLLRNTIPRPFDFQTDKRGTGKEKLRHHTKHPVRLDTLVRCENELQRDMEETKQLKYEEAKIKILKEEPTPVCEKIRRPLTSVQVYNLHVEQRPNDGTKFDKKFKEKNTAKMVCEENSLKHDTRNVPRFKQSFLSQKYRSSEEVTNSMSPRPDVITRKNRRSKLVVTTATSSAASNMR; translated from the exons ATGGCTAATTCATCATTCCACGAACAATTTACCGATTCCCCTTCAA ATACTGCTACAGTTAATGATCATATTGGAAGCCTTTTTGACTCTAATCATAAAGTTGAAACATGTCAAAAG AAATCTGAACAATGTGAGCACACAGGGTTGTTGAATACAGTCAGTAATATCGATTTGGAACCAGAGAAAGAAAG GCATACTGGGACAACGATTAAGGTTAGACCTCCTCATTTGGCTCAACAAATCGGGATGGAAAAGATTGAGCGACGACAG AAACCAAGTATTGGAACACGTCATGCATCTCCCAAGGCAAGAGTAGGTATAATGCTGCAAAGGACGCCAAAAATGATGCAGAAGAGGCCTAAACAGATGACTGTGCAAACCTTTAAGGCTCGACCATTAGACAGaaaa AATATTAAAACTCCAATATCCGAGATATCTTTTCTACAGACATCACTGAGTACACGGTCTCATAAGATTGAAAGTGTCAAAGAACAAGAAAAGGCTACAAAATTTAAGGCTAGACCCTTAAACAAGAAG ATACTTCAAAGTAAAGGGGAGTTGGGGCTCTTTTCAAGCCAAAAACGACGCACTACCGTACCTCAAGAATTTCATTTTGCAACCAATGAAAGAATTCCACCACCGAGAACAGTTAATAATGCTGAATTTTATGAAAAG ATCGCGTCATGCTTAGAATCCCCAAAAAAGAAGCTGCTTTTAAGGAATACTATTCCACGTCCTTTCGATTTCCAGACTGATAAAAGAGGAACAGGGAAAGAAA AACTGAGACACCACACAAAGCACCCTGTTAGATTGGATACTTTAGTGAGGTGTGAAAACGAGTTACAGAGAGACATGGAAGAAACAAAGCAGTTGAAGTATGAAGAAGCCAAGATAAAAATATTGAAAGA GGAACCTACTCCAGTTTGTGAAAAGATCCGCAGACCTCTAACTTCAGTTCAGGTGTATAATCTGCATGTGGAACAGAGACCTAATGATGGAACAAAATTCGATAAAAAGTTTAAGGAGAAAAACACTGCAAAGATG GTGTGCGAAGAGAATTCTTTGAAACATGATACTAGAAATGTGCCTAGGTTTAAACAATCTTTCTTATCCCAGAAGTACAG GTCTTCCGAAGAAGTCACAAATTCCATGTCCCCAAGGCCGGATGTTATTACAAGGAAGAACAGAAGAAGTAAATTGGTTGTTACTACTGCAACTTCAAGTGCAGCTTCAAACATGAGGTAA
- the LOC139848031 gene encoding protein TPX2-like isoform X2, with protein sequence MEKIERRQKPSIGTRHASPKARVGIMLQRTPKMMQKRPKQMTVQTFKARPLDRKNIKTPISEISFLQTSLSTRSHKIESVKEQEKATKFKARPLNKKILQSKGELGLFSSQKRRTTVPQEFHFATNERIPPPRTVNNAEFYEKIASCLESPKKKLLLRNTIPRPFDFQTDKRGTGKEKLRHHTKHPVRLDTLVRCENELQRDMEETKQLKYEEAKIKILKEEPTPVCEKIRRPLTSVQVYNLHVEQRPNDGTKFDKKFKEKNTAKMVCEENSLKHDTRNVPRFKQSFLSQKYRSSEEVTNSMSPRPDVITRKNRRSKLVVTTATSSAASNMR encoded by the exons ATGGAAAAGATTGAGCGACGACAG AAACCAAGTATTGGAACACGTCATGCATCTCCCAAGGCAAGAGTAGGTATAATGCTGCAAAGGACGCCAAAAATGATGCAGAAGAGGCCTAAACAGATGACTGTGCAAACCTTTAAGGCTCGACCATTAGACAGaaaa AATATTAAAACTCCAATATCCGAGATATCTTTTCTACAGACATCACTGAGTACACGGTCTCATAAGATTGAAAGTGTCAAAGAACAAGAAAAGGCTACAAAATTTAAGGCTAGACCCTTAAACAAGAAG ATACTTCAAAGTAAAGGGGAGTTGGGGCTCTTTTCAAGCCAAAAACGACGCACTACCGTACCTCAAGAATTTCATTTTGCAACCAATGAAAGAATTCCACCACCGAGAACAGTTAATAATGCTGAATTTTATGAAAAG ATCGCGTCATGCTTAGAATCCCCAAAAAAGAAGCTGCTTTTAAGGAATACTATTCCACGTCCTTTCGATTTCCAGACTGATAAAAGAGGAACAGGGAAAGAAA AACTGAGACACCACACAAAGCACCCTGTTAGATTGGATACTTTAGTGAGGTGTGAAAACGAGTTACAGAGAGACATGGAAGAAACAAAGCAGTTGAAGTATGAAGAAGCCAAGATAAAAATATTGAAAGA GGAACCTACTCCAGTTTGTGAAAAGATCCGCAGACCTCTAACTTCAGTTCAGGTGTATAATCTGCATGTGGAACAGAGACCTAATGATGGAACAAAATTCGATAAAAAGTTTAAGGAGAAAAACACTGCAAAGATG GTGTGCGAAGAGAATTCTTTGAAACATGATACTAGAAATGTGCCTAGGTTTAAACAATCTTTCTTATCCCAGAAGTACAG GTCTTCCGAAGAAGTCACAAATTCCATGTCCCCAAGGCCGGATGTTATTACAAGGAAGAACAGAAGAAGTAAATTGGTTGTTACTACTGCAACTTCAAGTGCAGCTTCAAACATGAGGTAA
- the LOC139847529 gene encoding nicotianamine aminotransferase 1-like — MKSWKLRGNRDIKTASEFSIARVIDEVKTNLNPKDERPIIPLSIGDPSIFPCFRTTQVAEDALVAALRSANFNGYAPKGGLLQAKRSLAEFLSCNLPYKLSPDDVYVTLGAKQAIDIVLSALRRPGANILLPRPGYPAYEALSVVNQLEVRHFDLVQEKDWEVDLNGVETIADDRTVAMVIINPGNPCGNVYTRDHLQKIAETARKLGILVVADEAYAHLTYGSNPFVPMGVFGSIAPVLTLGSLSKRWMVPGWRIGWITRSDPDGILEEQGIVECIKRSLNTNTEAATFIQAALPQILETTKTDAFFTKTVNILKEDADVCYEQLKEIPCFTCLQKPQGSLFLMVKLDLTLLQGINNDMEFCSKLAKEESVILLPGFVLRMKDWVRVTFGIEPSALEEGLARIKAFCLRYAAK; from the exons ATGAAAAGCTGGAAATTGAGAGGGAACAGGGATATAAAAACAGCATCTGAATTCTCAATCGCACGTGTTATTGATGAAGTCAAAACAAATCTTAATCCAAAAGATGAAAGGCCAATTATACCACTCAGCATCGGAGATCCATCCATCTTTCCATGTTTCCGTACAACTCAAGTAGCTGAAGATGCACTTGTTGCTGCTCTTCGTTCTGCTAATTTTAACGGTTATGCACCTAAAGGCGGTCTTCTTCAAGctaaaag GTCTTTAGCTGAGTTCCTTTCATGCAACCTCCCTTATAAACTATCACCTGATGACGTGTACGTAACTCTTGGTGCTAAGCAAGCAATTGACATTGTATTATCAGCACTAAGACGTCCCGGTGCAAATATATTGCTTCCTAGACCTGGTTATCCGGCTTATGAAGCTCTTTCGGTTGTTAATCAACTTGAAGTTCGCCATTTTGACCTTGTTCAAGAAAAAGATTGGGAGGTCGACTTAAATGGAGTTGAAACAATAGCGGATGATCGAACCGTTGCCATGGTCATCATCAATCCCGGAAACCCTTGTGGCAATGTATACACTCGTGATCATCTTCAAAAG ATTGCTGAGACTGCTAGAAAGCTGGGAATACTTGTGGTAGCGGATGAAGCTTATGCACATTTAACCTACGGTAGTAACCCGTTTGTGCCAATGGGGGTATTTGGGTCTATTGCGCCTGTTTTAACACTCGGGTCTCTATCAAAGAGGTGGATGGTTCCTGGGTGGAGGATTGGCTGGATTACACGAAGTGATCCTGATGGTATTCTTGAAGAACAAGGG ATTGTTGAGTGCATCAAGAGATCTCTTAATACCAATACGGAGGCTGCAACATTCATACAG GCTGCACTACCTCAGATTCTTGAAACGACAAAAACAGACGCTTTTTTCACGAAGACTGTCAACATATTGAAAGAAGACGCTGATGTGTGTTATGAACAGTTGAAGGAGATCCCTTGCTTTACATGCCTACAAAAGCCTCAAGGATCTCTCTTTTTAATG GTGAAGTTAGACTTGACCCTGCTGcaaggtataaacaatgatatggaGTTTTGCTCAAAACTTGCTAAAGAAGAGTCTGTCATTCTTCTGCCTG GGTTTGTTTTGAGGATGAAAGATTGGGTGCGTGTGACATTTGGTATCGAGCCATCGGCTCTTGAAGAGGGACTAGCGAGGATTAAAGCATTTTGCCTGAGGTATGCAGCCAAGTGA